A single window of Selenomonas sputigena DNA harbors:
- a CDS encoding YitT family protein, which translates to MTMKKKEIIHEVRRYFVILFGCAVCGVGINLFILPANLLTSGLGGIAILLHYFVGWPVGAQLLVYNLPILYLAHRFVGKRYAVDTILGTVLFSLGIDVFAPLSVLHPVHDTMLNAIFGGVVSGIGYGVIFRFGSNTGGVDVLGAILKKYWSIDVGTGVFLLNMLVIAASAALFDLETALFTLVCIYATAELTNRWAAGFNREKAIFIISEESEKIGDAIMESLHRGVTYLEGRGGFLQEKKAVVFVVVSLTQLARVKAICDRLDKNAFLIIANASEVRGRGFSRERILYQFAQRKELIEAREREKGGT; encoded by the coding sequence ATGACGATGAAGAAAAAGGAAATCATCCATGAGGTGCGCCGCTACTTTGTAATCCTTTTCGGCTGCGCCGTCTGCGGCGTCGGTATCAACCTCTTCATACTGCCGGCAAACTTGCTGACGAGCGGCCTCGGAGGCATTGCCATCCTCCTGCACTACTTTGTCGGCTGGCCTGTCGGCGCGCAGCTCCTCGTCTACAATTTGCCGATTCTCTACCTCGCGCATCGCTTCGTGGGAAAGCGCTACGCCGTCGATACGATCTTGGGCACGGTGCTCTTCTCCCTCGGCATCGATGTGTTCGCGCCGCTTTCGGTGCTGCATCCCGTGCACGACACGATGCTCAACGCCATCTTCGGCGGCGTCGTCTCGGGCATCGGCTACGGCGTCATCTTTCGCTTCGGCTCGAATACGGGCGGCGTCGACGTGCTCGGCGCCATCTTGAAGAAGTATTGGTCGATTGATGTCGGTACGGGCGTATTCCTGCTCAACATGCTCGTCATCGCAGCGTCGGCGGCGCTCTTTGATCTGGAGACGGCGCTCTTCACGCTCGTCTGCATCTATGCGACAGCGGAGCTTACGAACCGCTGGGCGGCGGGATTCAATCGCGAGAAGGCGATCTTCATCATCTCAGAGGAAAGCGAGAAGATCGGCGACGCCATCATGGAGAGCCTGCACCGCGGCGTCACCTACCTCGAAGGCCGGGGCGGCTTTCTGCAGGAAAAGAAAGCCGTCGTCTTCGTCGTCGTCTCCCTGACGCAGCTCGCACGCGTCAAGGCAATCTGCGATCGCTTGGACAAGAATGCGTTCCTCATCATCGCGAACGCTTCCGAAGTGCGCGGCAGAGGTTTTTCGCGCGAGCGCATCCTCTATCAGTTCGCGCAGCGCAAGGAGCTGATCGAGGCGCGGGAGAGGGAGAAGGGCGGGACGTGA
- a CDS encoding NAD(P)-dependent oxidoreductase: MAIHVIDEARRCLQCKKPLCRIKGCPVQTNVPEMIRLFLEGSINEAGAMLFENNPLSIICSLVCDHEKQCEGNCIQLRKGSAIQISSIEHYISNTYFDRVTLERAPSTGQTVAVIGSGPAGITVAIKLAQKGYDVTIFERMDKIGGMMRYGIPDFRLPLSILDRYEKKLREFGICIRPNRTIGGLLTLDTLFADGYDAIFIGSGVWRPRSLGVKGESLGNCHFAVDYLQNPDSFALGDRVAVIGSGNSAMDVARTAIRKGCRYVTVYSRSNKVAASVREFEYAQADGVEFEFCKGVDSITKDGPLMRDRHFDEEGKLTGEGDPVLCPADSTVIAVSQDPKDKIVRTTTGIETNEKGLVEVDETGATTRPGVFSGGDVVLGPCNVVQVVNDAKHVAEAMDVYLREKRGAK, translated from the coding sequence TCGAAGGCAGCATCAACGAGGCGGGCGCTATGCTCTTCGAGAACAATCCCCTGAGCATCATCTGCTCGCTCGTCTGCGACCATGAGAAGCAGTGCGAGGGCAACTGCATCCAACTGCGCAAAGGATCCGCCATACAGATCTCCAGCATCGAGCACTACATCTCGAATACCTACTTCGACCGCGTCACCTTGGAGCGTGCGCCTTCTACGGGGCAGACCGTCGCCGTCATCGGCTCGGGTCCTGCCGGCATCACCGTTGCCATCAAGCTTGCGCAGAAGGGCTACGACGTGACGATTTTCGAGCGCATGGACAAGATCGGCGGCATGATGCGCTACGGCATCCCCGACTTCCGTCTGCCGCTGAGCATTCTCGACCGCTATGAGAAAAAGCTGCGTGAGTTCGGCATCTGCATCCGACCCAACCGCACGATCGGCGGCCTTCTGACGCTCGACACGCTCTTTGCCGACGGGTACGACGCCATCTTCATCGGTTCGGGCGTCTGGCGACCGCGCAGCCTCGGCGTCAAGGGCGAAAGCCTCGGCAACTGCCATTTCGCCGTCGACTATCTGCAAAACCCCGACTCCTTTGCTCTCGGCGACCGCGTCGCCGTCATCGGCTCGGGCAACTCCGCCATGGATGTCGCGCGCACCGCGATCCGCAAGGGCTGCCGCTACGTCACGGTCTATTCGCGCAGCAACAAGGTCGCCGCCAGCGTGCGCGAATTCGAGTACGCGCAGGCAGACGGCGTGGAATTCGAGTTCTGCAAGGGCGTCGATTCCATCACGAAGGACGGACCTTTGATGCGCGACCGCCACTTCGACGAAGAAGGCAAACTGACGGGCGAAGGAGATCCTGTCCTGTGTCCTGCCGACAGCACCGTCATCGCAGTCAGCCAAGATCCGAAAGACAAGATCGTGCGCACGACCACGGGCATAGAGACGAACGAAAAAGGCTTGGTCGAGGTCGATGAAACCGGTGCCACCACCCGCCCCGGCGTCTTCTCGGGCGGCGACGTCGTCCTCGGCCCGTGCAACGTCGTCCAAGTTGTCAACGACGCCAAACATGTGGCGGAAGCGATGGACGTTTACCTGCGTGAAAAGCGCGGCGCGAAATGA